One part of the Phoenix dactylifera cultivar Barhee BC4 chromosome 4, palm_55x_up_171113_PBpolish2nd_filt_p, whole genome shotgun sequence genome encodes these proteins:
- the LOC103697766 gene encoding adenylyltransferase and sulfurtransferase MOCS3-2-like: MDAGIMNGGASSDDILREIERLEGEKMEIENRIHLLQAQLNSKTALDASRKEDETASCPKPPANSFRNGDVSGEGLRADMIYRYSRHLLLPDFGVEGQLKLLKSSVLVVGAGGLGSPVALYLASCGVGCLGIVDDDMVELNNLHRQIIHVEAYVGKSKVKSAAAACRAVNSSIKLVEHQEALQAANALDIVSKYDVVVDATDNLPSRYMISDCCVLLGKPLISGAALGLEGQLTVYHHNGGPCYRCLFPTPPPTAACQRCSDSGVLGVVPGVIGCLQALEAIKVATAVGEPLSGRMLLFDALSSRIRIFKMRGRSSHCVVCGENAVFTQQNFQNFDYGCFTQSPMSDRSSPKLNLVPESARISSKDYKELFDKREPHVLVDVRPAHHFKIAAIPGSVNIPLSILEGKLSTIDLALEEAGQVSGKHASLYVVCRRGNDSQRAVQYLNSNGFPWAKDIIGGLESWAQDVDRTFPIY; encoded by the exons ATGGATGCTGGCATCATGAACGGTGGCGCATCATCTGATGATATTCTTCGCGAGATCGAGAGGCTGGAGGGGGAAAAGATGGAAATCGAGAACCGAATTCATCTGCTCCAAGCGCAGCTGAACAGCAAGACTGCTCTTGATGCTTCTAGAAAGGAGGATGAGACCGCCAGCTGTCCGAAGCCCCCCGCCAATTCTTTCCGGAATGGTGATGTTTCTGGTGAAGGCTTGAGAGCGGATATGATCTACAGATACAGCCGCCATCTACTGCTCCCTGATTTCGGTGTCGAAG GGCAACTAAAACTCTTGAAGTCTTCAGTCTTGGTGGTTGGAGCAGGAGGGTTGGGGTCACCCGTAGCTCTGTATCTTGCTTCTTGTGGTGTTG GTTGCCTAGGAATAGTTGATGATGATATGGTTGAGCTTAACAATCTACATCGGCAG ATCATCCATGTGGAAGCATATGTTGGGAAGTCAAAAGTGAAGTCAGCTGCTGCTGCATGTCGTGC GGTTAATTCTTCTATCAAGTTGGTGGAACACCAAGAAGCTTTGCAAGCAGCGAATGCTTTAGATATTGTGAGCAA ATATGATGTAGTGGTAGATGCAACAGATAATCTCCCAAGTCGTTACATGATCAGCGATTGCTGTGTTCTGCTGGGAAAG CCTTTGATATCCGGTGCAGCACTTGGCTTGGAAGGGCAG CTTACTGTCTATCATCATAATGGAGGTCCATGTTACAGATGTCTTTTTCCAACACCACCACCGACAGCAGCATGTCAAAGATGTTCTGATAGTGGTGTTCTTGGGGTAG TTCCTGGTGTGATTGGTTGTCTCCAAGCTCTAGAGGCTATAAAGGTTGCTACTGCAGTTGGTGAACCCCTCTCTGGGAGGATGCTTCTTTTCGATGCACTGTCTTCTCGAATTCGGATT TTCAAGATGCGAGGAAGATCATCACATTGTGTTGTTTGTGGAGAAAATGCTGTGTTCACACAACAAAACtttcaaaattttgattatgGGTGCTTCACTCAATCTCCAATGTCTGATAGG TCAAGCCCAAAGCTGAACCTGGTTCCAGAGAGTGCCCGGATTAGCAGTAAAGACTACAAGGAATTATTTGATAAGCGTGAGCCGCACGTACTGGTTGATGTACGGCCAGCACATCACTTCAAAATTGCTGCAATTCCTGGGTCTGTGAACATCCCACTATCCATCTTGGAAGGTAAGCTGTCGACAATTGATTTAGCTCTAGAAGAAGCAGGACAGGTTTCAGGCAAACATGCCTCCTTGTACGTAGTCTGCAGAAGAGGCAACGATTCTCAGAGGGCTGTACAGTACCTAAACAGTAATGGTTTCCCTTGGGCTAAGGATATAATTGGGGGGTTGGAGTCTTGGGCACAAGATGTTGATCGAACGTTTCCTATTTACTAG